The following are encoded together in the Corynebacterium jeikeium genome:
- a CDS encoding DUF4232 domain-containing protein: MKSLRRRPVISRSRAPRSALAAGAAALLLAGGSLTLTACDDEETTPSNAASTQESAEESSAQSLTDHSTASTGAANSKAEDGSVGKGGMCATNDLEITTADSQGAAGSTLVNVVFKNTSSKPCSMRGFPGVSMVANHNGTQLGKPAQREKDVPSKDVKLDPGASAIAPIKITQVGALDPQECKPQDADGLRVYPPEQTKAAYVPMKNLEGCSGEVEYLSVQPVSMGDHSGQAGTGQGDQDGE, encoded by the coding sequence ATGAAGAGCCTTCGCCGTCGTCCGGTTATCTCCCGATCCCGCGCTCCCCGCTCCGCCCTGGCCGCGGGTGCAGCCGCCCTGCTACTTGCCGGTGGTTCACTCACCCTGACCGCCTGCGACGACGAGGAGACCACCCCCTCCAACGCAGCGTCTACTCAGGAATCCGCAGAGGAAAGCTCTGCCCAATCCCTCACTGATCACAGCACTGCCAGTACCGGCGCAGCCAACAGTAAGGCCGAAGACGGCTCCGTGGGCAAGGGCGGCATGTGTGCCACCAATGATCTAGAGATCACCACCGCCGACTCGCAGGGCGCAGCCGGCTCCACGCTGGTCAACGTCGTCTTTAAGAACACTTCCTCCAAGCCGTGCTCGATGCGTGGCTTCCCGGGCGTATCCATGGTCGCAAACCACAACGGCACCCAGCTGGGCAAGCCCGCGCAGCGGGAGAAGGACGTGCCCAGCAAGGACGTAAAACTCGACCCCGGCGCATCGGCCATCGCGCCCATAAAGATCACTCAGGTTGGCGCCCTGGATCCGCAGGAGTGCAAGCCCCAGGATGCTGACGGCCTGCGCGTCTACCCGCCGGAGCAGACCAAGGCCGCCTATGTGCCGATGAAGAACCTGGAGGGTTGTTCCGGGGAAGTCGAGTACCTGTCGGTGCAGCCCGTCAGCATGGGCGATCACAGCGGCCAGGCCGGCACCGGCCAAGGCGACCAAGACGGCGAGTAG
- a CDS encoding YoaK family protein: MKGYRTGEHALAIYLSSIAGFVDTLGFLYLGGYFLSFMSGNTTRLTAAVNAGKWDVAMTAGGVMALFLIGVGIGALISQLGRRYLPPTRTREAILLFICTTSTIASVLVLTGHEQLAVYSLSFTVGAMNSTFERDGEVSISLTYMTGTLVKMSQRFVAALFGGPHLDWLRYFALWMALACGALLGGWMYVQVGLHAVLVVTGMLYAGTVTALVYRQWRRNRGLAV, translated from the coding sequence ATGAAAGGCTACCGCACCGGAGAACATGCACTGGCGATCTACTTATCCTCCATTGCAGGATTCGTAGATACGCTGGGCTTTTTGTATCTGGGAGGGTACTTCCTGTCGTTCATGTCGGGTAACACCACGCGCCTGACTGCGGCGGTCAATGCGGGGAAATGGGACGTCGCGATGACGGCTGGCGGGGTCATGGCGCTGTTCCTCATCGGCGTGGGAATTGGGGCGCTTATCAGTCAACTCGGGCGGCGCTATTTGCCCCCGACGCGCACGCGCGAAGCGATTCTTCTGTTTATCTGCACCACCTCAACGATTGCCTCCGTACTGGTCTTAACCGGGCACGAACAGTTGGCGGTGTACAGCCTGTCATTCACCGTGGGCGCTATGAATTCCACGTTCGAGCGCGACGGCGAGGTGAGCATTTCCCTGACGTACATGACGGGCACGCTGGTGAAGATGTCTCAGCGGTTCGTGGCCGCACTCTTCGGTGGCCCGCACTTGGATTGGCTCCGCTATTTCGCTCTGTGGATGGCGCTAGCCTGCGGGGCACTCCTGGGCGGCTGGATGTATGTCCAGGTGGGTCTGCACGCGGTTCTGGTGGTGACGGGCATGCTGTACGCGGGAACCGTGACTGCACTGGTGTACCGCCAATGGCGGCGCAACCGTGGGCTGGCGGTTTAG
- a CDS encoding 2'-5' RNA ligase family protein produces MSVNSPENILLNLPDEQAATVRGIFDELAARGFPRQRQTPHITVTFSPNMAPHVVERAREILPSAVPSELSRRGVVVFGTGKKQTVAWLLEATDELENAARELSALNPDGRGPRWVPHLTVGLRLPRDVVPSYIDALSQITPREFKSITAAEAAYWRPSVGERVVLA; encoded by the coding sequence ATGTCCGTCAATTCCCCTGAGAACATCCTGCTGAACCTGCCCGACGAGCAGGCCGCCACCGTCCGCGGCATCTTCGACGAGCTCGCAGCCCGCGGGTTTCCGCGACAGCGGCAGACTCCGCACATCACGGTCACGTTCTCTCCGAATATGGCCCCGCACGTCGTGGAGCGCGCCCGCGAGATCCTGCCATCCGCCGTGCCCTCGGAGCTTAGCCGCCGGGGCGTGGTCGTCTTCGGCACAGGAAAGAAACAGACGGTGGCGTGGCTGCTCGAAGCCACGGACGAGCTGGAAAACGCCGCCCGCGAGCTCAGTGCTCTCAACCCAGACGGTCGCGGCCCACGTTGGGTTCCGCACCTCACGGTTGGTTTAAGGTTGCCGCGGGATGTTGTTCCTTCTTATATTGACGCCCTGTCTCAGATCACGCCGCGAGAGTTTAAGTCCATCACCGCAGCTGAGGCGGCGTATTGGAGGCCAAGCGTGGGGGAGCGAGTGGTGCTTGCCTGA
- a CDS encoding SDR family oxidoreductase, with amino-acid sequence MSTQNARNAQNVMILGGHGKVALLASPKLVEAGHTVTSVVRNPDHVADVEATGAKAVVQDIEQLDVAGFEKLFADQDVIIWSAGVGGGDDERTLRVDRDAAIRSIDGAGTKRFVMVSYFNSRADHGVPEDHSMFTYCEAKAAADDHLRASSTKWTIVGPSALTMDEPTAKIETRSPKADGTANGDDTLQASQVSRADVAAVIAEVVDRPNLVGHFIEFNTGDTPITEALDAHAENQSA; translated from the coding sequence ATGTCGACCCAGAACGCACGGAACGCACAGAACGTCATGATCCTCGGAGGCCACGGCAAGGTGGCGCTGCTGGCGTCTCCGAAACTTGTAGAGGCCGGCCACACGGTCACTTCCGTGGTGCGCAACCCCGATCACGTGGCAGACGTGGAGGCCACCGGCGCGAAGGCCGTGGTGCAGGACATAGAGCAGCTGGATGTGGCTGGCTTCGAGAAGCTTTTCGCCGATCAGGACGTGATCATCTGGTCCGCGGGTGTGGGCGGTGGCGACGATGAGCGCACCCTCCGTGTGGACCGCGATGCGGCGATCCGCTCCATCGACGGCGCCGGAACCAAGCGCTTTGTCATGGTCAGCTACTTCAATTCTCGCGCCGATCACGGTGTGCCGGAAGACCACTCGATGTTCACCTACTGCGAGGCGAAGGCCGCCGCGGACGACCACCTGCGTGCTTCTTCCACCAAGTGGACGATCGTCGGCCCGTCCGCGCTGACGATGGACGAGCCGACCGCTAAGATCGAAACACGCTCCCCGAAGGCTGATGGCACCGCCAACGGCGACGACACGCTGCAGGCCAGCCAGGTCTCCCGCGCCGACGTGGCCGCCGTCATCGCCGAGGTTGTGGATCGCCCGAACCTGGTCGGCCACTTCATCGAGTTCAACACGGGCGACACCCCCATCACCGAGGCGCTCGACGCACACGCCGAGAACCAATCGGCTTAA
- a CDS encoding type II toxin-antitoxin system Phd/YefM family antitoxin, whose translation MTSVSAREFHQDVSYAKRKAGEGPVVITDRGEPAFVLLSIDDYRKISGSNEDWASRLQMEEDIDLEDERMDFEPRGCSI comes from the coding sequence TGACTAGCGTGAGCGCGCGTGAGTTCCATCAGGATGTGAGTTACGCGAAAAGGAAGGCCGGTGAGGGGCCAGTTGTTATTACTGATCGAGGTGAGCCGGCCTTCGTATTGCTTTCCATTGATGACTACAGGAAGATCTCCGGCTCGAATGAAGACTGGGCTTCGCGGTTGCAAATGGAAGAGGACATTGACCTCGAGGACGAACGGATGGACTTCGAGCCGCGAGGATGCTCAATTTGA
- a CDS encoding acyl-CoA dehydrogenase family protein, producing MGFNPDFEPFRLPDEYLALREAIRDLAEQQIAPHAKDVDEEERFPQEALEALNAAGFNAIHVPEEYGGQGGDSLAAVIVIEEVARVCGSSSLIPAVNKLGTMGLILQGSEELKKEVLPDIANGAMASYALTEREAGSDAGAMKTRAVRDGDEWVINGSKCFITNGGKSTWYTVMAVTDPEAGARGISAFMVNKDDPGFSVSGYEHKLGIKGSPTAELLFEDCRVPASRMIGEEGTGFKTALQTLDHTRPTIGAQALGIAQGAFDQAVAYVKERKQFGKAIADFQNTQFMLADMKMKIDAARLMIYTAASNAERGVAEDGAKLGLMAAGSKAFASDVAMEVTVDAVQLLGGYGFTRDFPLERMMRDAKITQIYEGTNQICRMVMGRQILA from the coding sequence ATGGGCTTCAACCCTGATTTCGAACCATTCCGTCTGCCCGACGAGTACCTCGCACTGCGCGAGGCTATCCGCGACCTGGCTGAGCAGCAGATCGCTCCGCACGCCAAGGACGTTGACGAAGAAGAGCGCTTCCCGCAGGAGGCCCTAGAGGCTCTGAACGCCGCGGGCTTCAACGCTATCCACGTTCCGGAGGAGTACGGCGGCCAGGGTGGCGACTCCCTCGCAGCAGTTATCGTCATCGAAGAAGTTGCCCGCGTTTGTGGTTCTTCCTCCCTCATCCCGGCTGTGAACAAGCTGGGCACCATGGGCCTGATCCTGCAGGGCTCCGAGGAGCTGAAGAAGGAAGTGCTGCCAGATATTGCTAACGGTGCGATGGCCTCTTACGCGCTCACGGAGCGCGAGGCTGGTTCTGACGCCGGCGCGATGAAGACCCGCGCTGTCCGCGACGGCGACGAGTGGGTTATTAACGGCTCCAAGTGCTTCATCACCAACGGTGGTAAGTCCACCTGGTACACCGTGATGGCCGTGACCGATCCGGAGGCTGGCGCACGCGGCATCTCTGCGTTCATGGTGAACAAGGACGACCCAGGCTTCAGCGTTTCCGGTTACGAGCACAAACTGGGCATCAAGGGTTCCCCCACGGCCGAGCTTTTGTTCGAGGACTGCCGCGTTCCGGCTTCCCGCATGATCGGCGAGGAAGGCACTGGCTTCAAGACCGCTCTGCAGACCCTGGATCACACCCGCCCGACCATCGGCGCGCAGGCTCTGGGTATCGCCCAGGGTGCGTTCGACCAGGCCGTTGCGTATGTGAAGGAGCGTAAGCAGTTCGGCAAGGCGATCGCCGACTTCCAGAACACCCAGTTCATGCTGGCTGACATGAAGATGAAGATCGACGCCGCCCGCCTGATGATCTACACCGCGGCTTCCAACGCGGAGCGCGGCGTGGCTGAGGATGGTGCCAAGCTGGGCCTCATGGCGGCAGGCTCCAAGGCATTTGCTTCCGACGTGGCCATGGAGGTCACGGTGGACGCCGTCCAGCTGCTCGGCGGCTACGGCTTCACCCGCGACTTCCCGCTGGAGCGCATGATGCGCGATGCGAAGATCACCCAGATCTACGAGGGCACCAACCAGATCTGCCGTATGGTGATGGGCCGCCAGATCCTGGCGTAG
- a CDS encoding patatin-like phospholipase family protein, with protein MSAKDVALVLEGGGMRNSYTAACIDQLLEHNIEFGWVGGISAGASHTVNFLSGDRKRARESFVEFGGHPKTGGFKSLLKGTGYFNAEYIYETAGAPGNDLPFDWETFQRSNSQVCIGATRADNGETVYWRREDIKDLPDLMRKVRASSTLPGLMPVPTIDGVDYVDGALGDSGGLLIDAAIEDGFEKFLVLRTKPKGYVRPALRSPKLVKSLLRSRPAVAQAMIDRPPKYNLASDKIAELEAKGQALVFYPEKMNVSNTERRLERLKQSWSDGLEQTKREWETWMEFLGESK; from the coding sequence TTGTCTGCGAAGGACGTAGCCCTCGTGCTCGAGGGCGGTGGCATGCGCAACAGCTACACCGCCGCCTGCATCGACCAGCTGCTGGAGCACAATATCGAGTTCGGCTGGGTCGGCGGCATCAGTGCCGGAGCTTCCCATACCGTGAACTTCCTTTCTGGCGATAGGAAGCGAGCCCGCGAGTCCTTCGTGGAATTCGGTGGACACCCAAAGACCGGCGGGTTCAAGTCCCTACTCAAGGGCACCGGCTACTTCAACGCGGAGTACATTTACGAGACCGCTGGCGCACCCGGCAACGATCTGCCCTTCGACTGGGAAACTTTCCAGCGTTCGAACTCCCAGGTATGCATCGGCGCGACCCGTGCGGATAACGGCGAGACAGTCTATTGGCGCCGCGAGGACATCAAAGACCTGCCGGATCTCATGCGCAAGGTCCGCGCCAGCTCTACCCTGCCGGGCCTCATGCCCGTGCCCACCATCGACGGGGTGGATTATGTCGATGGTGCCCTCGGAGATTCCGGTGGCCTGCTGATCGATGCCGCCATTGAGGATGGCTTTGAGAAGTTCCTGGTGCTGCGCACCAAGCCCAAGGGCTACGTCCGCCCCGCGCTACGGAGCCCAAAGCTAGTTAAGTCACTACTACGCTCTCGCCCGGCCGTAGCCCAGGCAATGATCGACCGGCCGCCGAAATACAACCTAGCCTCCGACAAGATCGCGGAGTTAGAGGCCAAGGGCCAGGCGTTGGTGTTCTACCCGGAGAAGATGAACGTCAGCAATACCGAGCGCCGGTTGGAACGCCTGAAGCAATCCTGGAGCGACGGGTTGGAGCAGACCAAGCGCGAATGGGAAACGTGGATGGAGTTTCTGGGCGAATCTAAATGA
- a CDS encoding MerR family transcriptional regulator, with protein sequence MTEYTIGDAADFLGVTPKALRHWDSIGLLSPQWRTLGDYRLYTEEDLRVGAAIVLYRDMGFKLAEIPDLIEAPSDAALDRALRAHREALARKRDEVESQLRAVEDLITTTRVEGYTMEQMDKIKQYFGEQMPAYQEEARERWGDTPEYQQSQEKLASMGDGDFQEVKANHDRFVADLVAARDGGVTPDSEEAQELVERHRATINQWYEVTTSRQLILARMYVDDERFAEAYQGAQDYLLSLVEHRAKQEGITNPSWDD encoded by the coding sequence ATGACCGAATACACGATTGGTGATGCTGCAGATTTTTTGGGTGTGACGCCCAAAGCCCTGCGCCATTGGGATTCCATTGGGCTACTCAGCCCACAGTGGCGCACACTGGGCGACTACCGCCTCTATACCGAGGAAGATCTGCGCGTCGGCGCGGCCATTGTGCTGTACCGGGACATGGGTTTCAAGCTGGCGGAGATTCCCGACCTGATTGAAGCGCCTTCCGACGCTGCCCTTGACCGTGCCCTCCGCGCCCATCGGGAAGCCTTGGCGCGCAAGCGCGACGAGGTGGAGAGCCAATTGCGTGCGGTCGAGGATTTGATAACAACAACCCGAGTGGAGGGATACACCATGGAACAAATGGACAAGATCAAGCAGTACTTCGGCGAGCAGATGCCCGCCTACCAGGAGGAAGCTCGCGAGCGTTGGGGCGACACCCCTGAATACCAGCAGTCCCAGGAAAAGCTGGCCTCTATGGGTGACGGCGACTTCCAGGAGGTTAAGGCCAACCACGACCGCTTCGTGGCGGATCTGGTAGCTGCCCGAGATGGTGGCGTCACCCCCGATAGCGAAGAAGCACAAGAACTCGTGGAGCGGCACCGCGCAACGATTAACCAGTGGTACGAGGTTACGACCTCGCGGCAGCTGATTCTGGCACGGATGTACGTGGACGACGAGCGTTTTGCCGAGGCATACCAGGGCGCACAGGATTACCTGCTTTCGCTAGTGGAACACCGTGCGAAGCAGGAGGGAATCACCAATCCCAGCTGGGATGACTAG
- a CDS encoding excalibur calcium-binding domain-containing protein, with product MMKKVIVAALSVSLVMGGISPAAAQDNAAGIPVDSSSQGAPNPEVKDPGTDEGEGKGKENGSEDGQNPSDDPQGAELSSKPVGSTDLKTVIGAIVGSLAVGALIAAGVNWAVQSRLIPNPLPGLIPNPPAPPAPAKKAPAKPAPAKKVPVKKAPKPAPTKKPVAAKPAPAKRPAPAKRPAPARAQNVYYQNCKDVWNRLGRPIYQRDAGFSSRFDRDGDGVGCEKRPRY from the coding sequence ATGATGAAAAAAGTAATCGTGGCTGCGCTTTCGGTCAGCCTGGTCATGGGCGGTATTTCCCCAGCTGCTGCACAGGATAATGCAGCGGGTATTCCAGTAGATTCCTCCTCTCAAGGGGCACCCAATCCCGAGGTGAAGGATCCTGGCACGGACGAGGGTGAAGGTAAGGGCAAGGAGAATGGTTCTGAAGATGGTCAGAACCCCTCCGATGACCCGCAGGGTGCAGAGCTAAGCTCCAAGCCAGTTGGATCCACTGACTTGAAGACGGTTATTGGTGCGATTGTCGGAAGCCTTGCGGTGGGTGCTTTGATTGCTGCGGGTGTGAACTGGGCGGTTCAGTCCCGACTGATCCCCAATCCTCTGCCCGGCTTGATCCCTAATCCGCCTGCGCCTCCCGCTCCGGCGAAGAAGGCTCCGGCAAAACCTGCGCCGGCAAAGAAGGTGCCAGTGAAGAAGGCGCCTAAGCCGGCACCAACTAAGAAGCCCGTTGCTGCCAAGCCGGCTCCAGCTAAGCGCCCGGCTCCGGCTAAGCGCCCGGCTCCAGCGCGTGCGCAGAACGTCTACTACCAGAACTGTAAAGACGTTTGGAATCGTTTGGGGCGTCCGATCTACCAGAGGGATGCAGGTTTCTCTAGCCGCTTTGACCGTGACGGCGATGGCGTAGGTTGCGAGAAGCGCCCGAGGTACTAG
- a CDS encoding DUF808 domain-containing protein, translated as MAAGLAALLDDIALIAKKAAATTDDVAAIAGRTSTKAAGVVIDDAAVTPKFVAGVSPARELPIIWKITKGSLVNKLIIILPIILLLSWLLPGALTPLLMLGGFYLSFEGAEKVLEKVGLGSHGEGESDDGDEEKDQSESALVRGAILTDLILSAEIMVISLNEVADQPLLTRALVLILVGLIVTFAVYGVVGVLIKIDDIGLALANKEGVSKGMKKFGLFLVKGMPKLLTAIGIIGTLAMLWVGGHILLVGFDELGLHWPYQAVHHVVENFEHLGGAVTWLMETGFSLLFGLLVGALIAVVVGGVKKLRAR; from the coding sequence ATGGCAGCTGGCCTTGCGGCACTACTAGACGACATTGCGCTTATCGCTAAGAAAGCCGCGGCCACGACGGATGACGTCGCTGCCATCGCCGGGCGTACCTCGACGAAGGCGGCTGGGGTTGTTATTGATGACGCCGCCGTCACCCCGAAGTTCGTCGCTGGGGTATCCCCGGCGCGCGAGCTGCCGATCATTTGGAAGATCACCAAAGGCAGCCTCGTCAACAAGCTGATTATTATCCTGCCGATCATCTTGCTACTGAGTTGGCTGCTGCCCGGCGCGCTGACTCCCCTGCTGATGCTCGGCGGATTCTACCTTTCTTTCGAAGGCGCTGAGAAAGTCCTGGAGAAGGTAGGTCTGGGTAGCCACGGCGAGGGAGAATCAGACGATGGCGATGAGGAGAAAGACCAGTCCGAAAGCGCACTGGTGCGCGGGGCGATCCTCACCGACCTGATCCTCTCTGCGGAGATCATGGTGATTTCCCTGAACGAGGTTGCCGACCAGCCACTTTTGACGCGCGCCCTGGTGCTGATCCTGGTCGGCCTCATAGTCACTTTCGCCGTCTACGGCGTGGTGGGCGTACTCATCAAGATCGACGACATCGGACTTGCCCTCGCCAACAAGGAAGGCGTCAGCAAGGGGATGAAGAAGTTCGGCCTGTTCCTGGTCAAAGGAATGCCAAAACTGCTGACCGCCATCGGCATCATCGGCACCCTAGCCATGCTGTGGGTCGGTGGACATATCCTGCTGGTTGGCTTCGATGAGCTGGGCCTGCACTGGCCTTACCAGGCGGTGCACCACGTGGTGGAGAACTTTGAGCACCTCGGGGGCGCGGTAACCTGGCTGATGGAGACCGGTTTCAGCTTGCTGTTCGGCCTGCTAGTCGGCGCACTCATCGCCGTGGTGGTCGGCGGGGTAAAGAAACTGCGCGCCCGCTAA
- a CDS encoding metallophosphoesterase family protein, whose protein sequence is MSSNSSKKSQQLEGQNAPKQFNVNRRNFLAGTGALGVTAALAPAAQAQAWNSSAGSLAGSSFGPGRGNGGGDNNGGADMPLKFNGDGKFKIVQFNDTQDDHLTDRRTIEFMGKVLDQEKPDFALINGDVISSGPKTTEQAFQAVNNVVLPMESRKIPWAITFGNHDEDSMEDGTQADEIALLNFVRKYKYNLNVADDPIHGESNVSLLVQGNANPNPAFAIWLLDSGNYIGEELAGQETKEIPGYDYIHSDQIQWYRDTSRGYEERYGKKIPGLMYFHIPTYEHRDMWFGGPYNNDLIKHGEAKKRHGIEGVKNEDVYVGAFNPGIYSAVRERGDVLGIYCGHDHINTFNGNYFGVELGYCPGTGFGPYGLKDGTWSMHTLRGARVFELDEADERVYKSTRLVFAKELGLDMNPKKQPLEKPADLPEYVSFK, encoded by the coding sequence TTGTCTAGTAATTCATCTAAAAAATCGCAGCAGCTGGAAGGCCAGAATGCGCCCAAGCAGTTCAATGTGAACCGCCGTAACTTCCTGGCGGGAACCGGAGCGTTGGGCGTCACCGCTGCACTTGCGCCAGCAGCGCAGGCACAGGCGTGGAACTCGTCAGCAGGCTCGCTGGCCGGATCCAGCTTCGGCCCGGGGCGCGGAAACGGCGGTGGCGACAACAACGGCGGCGCGGACATGCCGCTGAAGTTCAACGGCGACGGCAAGTTCAAGATCGTCCAGTTCAATGACACTCAAGACGATCACCTCACTGATCGCCGCACCATCGAGTTCATGGGCAAGGTGTTGGACCAGGAGAAGCCGGACTTTGCGCTGATCAACGGTGACGTGATCTCCTCTGGCCCCAAAACCACCGAACAGGCATTCCAGGCGGTAAACAATGTGGTGCTGCCGATGGAGTCCCGCAAGATCCCATGGGCCATCACCTTCGGTAACCACGACGAAGACTCCATGGAGGACGGCACTCAAGCCGACGAGATCGCGCTGCTGAACTTCGTGCGCAAGTACAAGTACAACCTCAACGTCGCGGACGACCCGATCCACGGCGAATCCAACGTATCCCTGCTGGTTCAGGGCAACGCAAACCCGAACCCAGCATTCGCCATCTGGCTGCTGGATTCCGGGAACTACATCGGCGAGGAACTGGCGGGTCAGGAGACCAAGGAGATCCCCGGCTACGACTACATCCACAGCGACCAAATCCAGTGGTACCGCGATACCTCCCGGGGCTACGAAGAGCGCTACGGCAAGAAGATTCCAGGCCTGATGTACTTCCACATCCCGACCTACGAGCACCGCGATATGTGGTTCGGCGGGCCATACAATAACGACCTCATCAAGCATGGCGAGGCCAAGAAGCGCCACGGCATCGAGGGCGTGAAGAACGAGGACGTTTACGTCGGCGCCTTCAACCCCGGCATCTACTCCGCCGTCCGCGAGCGCGGCGACGTCCTGGGTATCTACTGCGGCCACGACCACATCAACACCTTCAACGGCAACTACTTCGGGGTAGAACTGGGCTACTGCCCGGGAACCGGTTTCGGCCCCTATGGGTTGAAGGACGGCACCTGGTCCATGCACACCCTGCGCGGCGCCCGCGTGTTCGAGCTGGACGAGGCCGACGAGCGAGTCTACAAGTCCACCCGCCTGGTATTCGCCAAGGAGCTGGGGCTGGACATGAACCCGAAGAAGCAGCCGTTGGAAAAGCCTGCTGACCTTCCGGAGTACGTGTCCTTCAAGTAG
- a CDS encoding MFS transporter: MKKVFLTSAPTKEPVVTPAFVFAWLVNFAQFMIFYVLVTTMAGYAVKEFAANNASAGLASSAFVIGATGARVFSGFFVDAVGRRRVLFTALVLVIVTCAFYIPANSLGLLIAVRIIHGIGYAFASTAVMAVAQSVIPNARRAEGTGYFALGTTLATAIGPALGLWLVGSVGYTTMFQVVVGMSIVAFLLSLLVRSPEPKGADAHHHRPTFSLSAIVHPKVAPIGFFMLLVGVCYAGVITYLNSYSEDNDLVTGAKYFFLAYALVTLVMRFVLGKIQDQKGDNIVIYLGLVTFAIALVVLAFSTQDWMVVLAGALTGLGYGSLMPAAQAISVKAVEPHQMGAGISTLFLLLDVGVGFGPILLGMIVSATSYQAMYTMLAGLVAVSAAVYFLVHGRKVR, translated from the coding sequence ATGAAGAAGGTGTTCCTAACGTCCGCACCAACGAAAGAGCCGGTTGTAACACCGGCTTTTGTCTTTGCATGGTTAGTAAACTTCGCCCAGTTCATGATCTTCTACGTCCTCGTGACGACCATGGCTGGCTACGCAGTCAAAGAATTCGCGGCCAATAACGCGAGCGCGGGCCTGGCCTCCAGTGCCTTCGTTATCGGCGCGACGGGGGCGCGCGTCTTTTCGGGGTTTTTCGTCGACGCGGTGGGGCGGCGGCGAGTGCTATTCACCGCACTGGTGTTGGTCATCGTGACCTGTGCCTTCTACATTCCCGCAAACTCCCTGGGGCTGCTGATCGCCGTGCGCATTATCCACGGCATCGGTTATGCCTTCGCCAGCACCGCAGTGATGGCCGTCGCCCAGTCCGTGATTCCCAATGCACGCCGCGCGGAGGGAACCGGCTACTTCGCTCTGGGTACCACGCTGGCCACCGCGATCGGCCCGGCGCTGGGGCTATGGCTGGTGGGCTCCGTCGGCTACACCACCATGTTCCAGGTCGTGGTGGGCATGTCCATCGTGGCCTTCCTGCTGTCCTTGCTGGTGCGTTCCCCAGAGCCCAAGGGCGCGGATGCGCACCACCACCGTCCGACCTTTAGCCTCTCGGCTATCGTGCACCCGAAGGTTGCCCCCATCGGCTTCTTTATGCTGTTGGTCGGTGTGTGCTACGCAGGTGTGATCACCTACCTGAACAGCTACTCCGAGGACAACGACCTGGTCACCGGCGCCAAATACTTCTTCCTAGCCTATGCACTGGTGACCCTCGTGATGCGCTTCGTTCTGGGCAAGATCCAGGACCAGAAGGGCGACAACATTGTGATCTACCTGGGCTTGGTTACCTTCGCCATCGCCCTGGTTGTGCTCGCGTTCTCTACTCAGGACTGGATGGTGGTTCTGGCCGGTGCACTGACGGGCTTGGGCTATGGTTCGCTAATGCCAGCCGCGCAGGCGATCTCCGTCAAGGCTGTCGAGCCCCACCAGATGGGCGCGGGCATTTCCACGCTCTTCTTGTTGCTGGACGTCGGCGTGGGCTTCGGCCCGATCCTGCTGGGCATGATCGTTTCTGCCACCAGCTACCAGGCGATGTACACGATGCTGGCCGGGCTGGTCGCGGTCAGCGCCGCCGTGTACTTCCTTGTTCACGGCCGGAAGGTTCGCTAG